The DNA window tatgatttgtagatttaaaaaaataaaatttttttttttttttttctttttttaattatttgcTAATTTCCCtttaaaaattctttttgtattattttattataattaaatatttataatatatattaattcaaaATGAGTCAACAACAAAAACAAAACGAAGAAGTTACTCCCCAAGAAAAGAAATTCAATCCTTTAAGAAACCCTGGCCCAGCTGGTCCCTATCGTCATCATGGACCCCAAGGAAGAACACCATATATGCAACTCcacaaaaatcaaaataataatatggtaCATAAAATAAGTAATTATTTAGGAATTGAAAATAAGGAATTAGTTGAATTTGGTTTAAATttattcacatatattatagcTATATTCATTGCCTTACAAATATATGATTACGTAagcatttaaaaaaacaaacactctacaatatatatatatatatatatatatatataattatacatttataaaattcatattattttttaaatatataaaatcaatTTTTACCCCATTAATTCATGCAGCctataaatattcattattatattatttcattatatatatatatatatatatatatatttttttttttttttttttttttttctttataggTAACACATAGAAAATGTGGATATTACAAAGACATGTTGGCTAAAATTGTTAGATTCCAAGCCAGTTTACAAaacacaaaataaatataacattaaaGTAGAAAAGGTATCtttaaagaaaattaatgaagacagaaaaaagaaataaaaaatatatatcttttatatatatatatatatatattttttttttaaccgACTGATGTTTTTTCTTAAATtgaaactatatatatatatatatatatgttgtatatatttatatataaaaattatatttatttgttatatctcgcattttttttttttttattaattttttctatcAAAATTTTGTTCTggcttttttcatttataatatttatgtatatatatatatatatatatatatatatatatatatatatatatacatatatatatgatgtatattttgaatttttttttttttttttttggaaaaaTTGTATGAAATGTTTCtcttttatgttttttattatttttatattaaagaaaaaacttttttatttatatatattatatatgtattattattatagttAATGCGAtctatttattcttttttatatttcgaTTATGAATACatttaaaagaacaaaaaaaaaaaaaaaaaaaaaaaagaagaaaaaaccatttttgtaataaattaatttttatttcatttatatattgttgtTAGTAtagaacaatatatattaagacaATAATAAATCCTTTTCAATGGGAaatttaaaatgaaataaaaagcaaaaatataaaactgaaataaataaataaataaataaatactacaatataattatataatacaatctttattttttaaaaaatataaaaatgaaccTCAAAAGACCAAAAAAGGAGCTCacactttatttttattttttctcatcGAAATgttacacaaatatatatatatatatatgaaatatttttgtctcatttattaatagtaaatataattatgtaatttatattaaaattttattatttacgcTAATGTTTTAAGTTACatattcttaatatattttgtcatatataatatcattatatgtaGACACAGTTATAGAGTTCCTCATTCTTCTAGATAAGGCATAATTTCtattaaaatacaaaaattaaatatttttaattgacAAAATTtcaagttttttttttttctttttttttttttttaatttatgcattgatatataatcattaaaAATAAGACCCATAACaacattaataataaaacaatacataaattaagaaaaaaaaataataataaataaataaaatgaaataaaataaaataattatcttaaaatttataaaatcataaaaaatcataaaatTCAAAGAAACATTTCATCATAcaacttttaaaaaaaagaaagaaaaaaaaaatcttaaaaaataaataaatagatacatataaataaatataaaataataaatattaaattataatatattaaaaatatacacatataatatatatataatttaatttttatcgAACTTTGATTTAACaacattataaaattattataaaaacaacataaaaaaagaaaaaaaaaaagaaatactttaaatattaattaaaaatgtggtttataaatatatatatatatatacaaatacatCAATTTGAAaactataaaataaaataaataaaagtatatatggAGCTAATTTTATGAAGGAgttaattatatacatacatatatatatatatatatatatatatataatatttttcaagaCAAATATTGATTGCAtccttttataaatataatataaataaatattatataacaataaatgATGCTCTCTATTTTTATCACAATATACctaattacatataaaattttacaaCACATTATTAACattctatttattttattatatatatatatacatatttatatttctttctcTTATGCAACCATTTCATTAGTGTTTAAACCAGATAAGCTACTTTCGGTTGTACTTGAGGTAGCTAAATTGTTAGTGCTACTTTTTGAACCACTAAAAGAGCGTCCTGATGATGATGGTTGTCCTCCTAATGAATAATGTCTAGATGTTGTACTTCCTTGTGAACCTGTTCCTGTGTTATAATTTCCTAAAGAATAATTTCTTCCTGCAGGTAAATTATTACTACTGTACTCTTTCTTATGTTCTTGATTATTAACAGATTGTTTGCCTACGCTATGTTGAGATGAATGATTTCCATATGAAGTATTTTCAGATACATGATTTTCTGTGCTTTCATCTGAATTATTCACATATGATGAACCTTCTGTTTGTCCATCTGAATTGTGCTCTACATGATTAAACTCTTCAGAAAAAGTATTAGTGTTTGTATTATCATCAACATCAAATCCATTTCTCTTTTCAATTTCTTCAAATAATCCATGGGTTCTTGGTTTTCTATATCTGCCATtactattatcattttcatctaACATTGGTCCACCATATCCTCTATCTTTTGATAAATAAGCAGATTTCATTTTTCtctataaaattaaaaaaaaatatatgtatatatatatatatatatatatatatatatatatttatttatttatttatatttatatgcatttacgtataatattttatttccatattttatattcttacCATTCCTCTTCTCTTCTTATATGAACGTATATATTTAGacaatacaaaaaatataattacacCGAAAAAAAAACCTTGCCAAAATCTCTCTCCAAATTGCATTGAGCTATTCCCTGGACAAGTTCCAAAAGCAACCCTAATGGATCTTAAGTCATCATCTAAAAGTGGATAAGCCATCTTTACAAAACTTATTTATTTagttaaaataattaaatgaaaaaaaaaaaaaaaaaaaaaaaaaaaaaaaaaaaaattattattaagaaaCACACGTATTCCTAAATAATAaacctaaaaaaaaaaaaaaaaaataataaataaaaaaataaatatatatatatatatatatatatattataatataaaaataaatttctttTACATAACTTGTTAAcatcaaataattttttttttttttcacatgCAAAGttcaaaaattttttaaaatatatatatatatatatatatattttattattacctatatatatatatttatatttatataagaatagGTTCTATTTTCCAATTTtctaaattttaataatttggaAATTCTTATTTCcttaaaataatttcatttatataataaatatatgtattaaatatatatatattaatagtattaaaataaaaacactattataattatcaaaaaaaaaaaaaaaaaaaatattaaaaattttttttttttttgtataaattttatttattttcaaaaggttcacaaattaataaaacaaaactaAACAgatttacataaaaaaaaaaaaaaaaatgaaaacaaaatcaattatatataaaaaatatgtatttgtaaaattaaaattttttttgataataatattatatataataagtagGGAAATAactttcaaatatattatatagatatataatattatatatacatatatatatatatatatataaactaaatgttaatttttataaataaaaaaatatatataatattatataatataatcatatataatttttcctattattaaatttcaattattaaaaaaaaaaaatttttttttccccataaatattaatatttacattattcTAGATTcacaattaaaaatataaaatataaatattatatatatatatatgtaaataaagagaatagaagaatatatataatatttttatatataaaatataataacaacaattataatattattacttaattatagaaatatataatatatatatatatattctttttttccttcCAAGTACTAaatttatacaaaaaaaaattttttttatttttaattataaataattgtataaataattttttttctttttgttgtcagtgcatttatatataaacatatattttttttattaatttatccCTTCTccttataaattttttcccGTTTggtaaaataaattttcaatatatacaAGGAAATACAAAAGTATAATTTTTCCTTATAatctatataattcataCGTTAATGACacactttattattattaaatatttaaattaatataaatattatattatataaaatacataaaacttaattttctttcattttttattaaaaatattatttaatatatatatattatatataaaaggaaaaCAATAATTTTGCTTCcatgaatttaataaaatctaTAACATtattggtttttttttttttttttttcctttgcATACTATTCAGTAATATCCATTTCCACCGTAAAATTGCtagtttttttttcgtaCTGTACTTCTTTACTTTTCCTtctcttattttattattattaacgtACTCtccataaaaataaaaatattaattataaaaaaaaaaaaaaaaagaatgaaaatTAAGGTgggaaaattatttatattaatatatatatattatatatatatatatatttatgtatttattcgGAACTATTTACATGAAAACTAATTTGATAATaaacaatattataatatatatatatatatttagacttttattattattaaattatattattctttcttttataaattctttttttttgttgtactAAATTAGAGAggaatacaaaaaaaaagaaaatataatcatGTCAGAAGAAAATTATGTGACCATATTTTcctgatataaaaaaaagaaaagaaaatatcgtatatttaaataatgacattaaattaaataagagaagaaagaaaaaaaaaaagtacattataaaggaaaattaataaataataattatactgtactttttttttttttttttttttttatttgtattttaattatagaGCACCtcatgttttattatatattataaaataaatacataaatatatatatattattattattaaataaaaataattgcttatttatgaatatttaaaatttttttcataaattttatttgtatttactAACTTTTAAAATTCATACATTCTTTTGGTTTCTTTTTAGTATCTTATAtgcaatataattatatagaaaataatattaacttaaataaaaaaaaaaaattatataaattaatatatttatatattatgtttttattacattatatttCGTTCTacagaaaaaggaaaaattcTATAGCATcctattaatttaatatatataaatatttaaattattgcTTTAAAActgtatttttttcatttatataaaacaatgtTATAaccatttattttatatatttcttttgatTTATTGTGAACAATTTAATGTTACATATTCAGTAACATGttgaatataattatatcaaattatttttcaataaagtatttggaaaatataattttcccatttttttttttttttcttctttactttcattttcttttttctttttaaactgctaaaataatgatatgatATTTATAGAAATTGCATTAAGGTTTCCacagaatatttttttctgtctatttaatataatcctttagagaaataaaaaagcaAATAAGTTCCTTTTCttatttaatttcattttctcCATAATACataatgtataaaaaaaaaaaaaaaaacctaaTGCATAATTAACAACTGTTATTTTTGTATTCACAACCATGATAAGTAATttggtttaaaaaaaaaaaaatttatattaaaatcaataaaaattacttttaaaatatattatggaaAATACAATCAAGttatttgatttatatatatatatatatatatatatatatacaattgtatatataaaattcagTATAAACCAAAATTTATACTTTAATATAACatcatatgatataaaaataatacagtccaatataaaaattattctaTTTTCATTGTCATctttaaaacataaatatatttatataatttttatatataaacttttaaaataaatttcttctttttcaaaatattaacCTATTAACATATTTGTAGAAATCAAAggttttactttttttatatgtctattcttttatttattcaaatcagatcatattttattatcccaactttatttttattttaagacacatatatatatatatatatatatatatatatatatatatatttaacatcACTCtaagctttttttttttttttttttttttttttttttttttttttgttttagcTAGATGGAATTGTTCTGTAgctatttaattttttttttttttttttttttttcaaagcTAAATCaaatggaaaatatatatttttacaatattgattattttattttaaaaaatataaaataaatttatttattattatatttattttttcatatttatcttatttatttttttattttttttttaatcaaccttttattttcttagTCGTTTTCCTGTCcatcttatttttttatccaaCTCATTTgttaaattatacatatatattatatatatatatatatatatatatatatatatatatatatatttaatctttttattttttttttttttttttttgttttctcaatatttaaataccactatatatattttatttcatgtATAAATTTCCCCACACAatgaaattttatatatcactctttgtaattatattttctttcctATCCGGCTTCCGCACCATAGGTCTTAAGGGCatgaaacaaaaaacaaCAACACTAGAAATAAGTACCAATAATAACAATGGATTAgctaaattaaataaatcttTATCACATGTTCAACCACACCGTAATTCTTCTCAACGATTTAATTGTAAATGCAAATATGTTTATGAAGATGGAACCCAGGAGGGCAACGTTGTAGAAGGATAAagtaattattaataagtaaaaaataatggaGTTAGAAATAATAAgcggaaaaaaaaaagaaaaatataatacctTCTAAAATATCATATACAGTAATTGCATCCATATCTCATAATAACaatgaaaacaaaaattaccataatattatacagtAACTATTAAACGAAGCAGAGCAATCAAAAaggatattttatattttcataatatacaaaataatagaaCACCACAAAATGTTACATCAatcatatatgaatataaatatatatatatatatatatatatggaataacgtattatattaatataatgagatattccatttatttttgaataaattaaaatttctGCATTATTGTAAAagtaatataatacatataaaaaaatatatacatataatataaaaaatacgaaccattaattttatataattatcatgtTGTTCATACGttttacaataaaaaaaaaaaaaagaaagaaaaaaaactattaaatatattactcGGATATGTAGACGATTATGTGAAGTTATAAacacacatataaaaatataaattaagaaCCCAGACAACCTACCATGAACTTTTTTTCTTggaacataaaaataatataactatatatatatatatatatatacatactttatttatttatttatttatttatttatttatttttttctttttttaattatttctatttaatatattaacatttcatttatctttttaaaatatatataattaaaattttcataaaaatttaCTATTTCCAACAATAATAAGAAATTCATTCATAAATAtagtttttttctttttttttatgtattttcattgaaaaaaaacaatataaaaaatattttttccataatttttttatttctacaacttataaaaaaaaaaaaaaaaattcaacatgtaatatatatttttttgtaaaaacaAAGTTAACATATAaggttaatatatatataaattctttttatttctgTTAATATTGTTGGATAGAAATGATTAAtactattaaaaaattttggaaaacttttttttggatatataattaataatattaaaaggatttataatttaaaatattcaataaaattaattgattatttattcatatgccatatttaatataaaatatatatatatattataattataaaattatatattaaaaatttttctttttttggaCGACCGGGGTATCGATCCCCGTACCTCTCGCATGCTAAGCGAGCGCTCTACCACTTGAGCTAGTCGCCCTTCATAAAGATTTTCTacttatttaattaataaatgaatttactatatatataaataatatatatacttgtttacctcttattttttaatatttattaaagaaTTCTATacaatttaaatttttatacattatttataaaatatgatacataaatatgataaaatttgaattttttttttaaaaataaataaaaatcaaaccattatacatatattaatattatatatatatatataatgaataatatatttttatataatatatataaatataataataaaggaaaaaaaaaattttttttttttttatttttaaaagaaaataaaaattcataaatataaaaagagaaatacataaaatatataaatttaataataaattattaaatatattacatatactttttttacGTATaacttatttaataataatattttatctatTTTCATATGACTTTatgtgaaaatataaaaaaatataccgATGATAGCTCAGTTGGTAGAGCGGCAGACTGTAGTTGAAATGGTTATCTGTTGGTCACCGGTTCGATTCCGGTTCATCggaaattttttaattttttttcatttaatttaaaataaaaaaggaaatgaattaaagaatttttttttttttttaaatttataaagtaaaatatgtatttcaTAAACatgtattttaaaaatgaatgtaaattattcatacatattttttttatatgttatgtatatatattatgatgaattaatttatatatatatatatatatatttagttaaatttttgtttaataaaatgaatgaataagtcatatattttattgataattatacatttttaaaaaaattcttttcattatatacttataaaataataatacattaaatttgttattatttagaatataatattatacatattcacatgtatttttttttatttaacggattattttgttcaaagataattattttttttcttattgataaattattattaaatttgttatttaaatgtatgtatatatatatatatatatatatatatatatatatatatatttttatttatcaaaCAATGTGTTAattgatatttttaaatgaacaCAGTCATATTTTTACTAATCTTATATGT is part of the Plasmodium sp. gorilla clade G2 genome assembly, chromosome: 7 genome and encodes:
- a CDS encoding small exported membrane protein 1 — translated: MSQQQKQNEEVTPQEKKFNPLRNPGPAGPYRHHGPQGRTPYMQLHKNQNNNMVHKISNYLGIENKELVEFGLNLFTYIIAIFIALQIYDYVTHRKCGYYKDMLAKIVRFQASLQNTK
- a CDS encoding chitinase precursor fragment, truncated is translated as MKFYISLFVIIFSFLSGFRTIGLKGMKQKTTTLEISTNNNNGLAKLNKSLSHVQPHRNSSQRFNCKCKYVYEDGTQEGNVVEG